CCGCGCAGAAGGGGAGGTGCTTTCGGAGCTTGCTCCGCCCACTTCCGTTCGGCCCTCGGCGCATGCGCTCTGCCTGCCGGGAGCTGTAGTTCTCGCTGGTGGCCGGAAGCGGCCGCTCGGCCGGGGCGGGCGGAGCCTACGGGTGCTCGGCAGCGGCTCCGTCCCGGGTCCCAGTGTCAGCGCCTCTGGAGCCGCTCTGCCCGCCGGGGCGCAGCCCAGACTGACAGCACCGAGCCGAGCCCAGCAGCGGCTTCGGTAAAGCTGGACCCTGTCCTCCTGACCCCTCCAGCGCTGCGCTGTGCACGGCAGCGGGAGTCACAGTCACACAgttcctgctctggggctggggaCGAAGTGACCCTCCTGAAGCGATCAGGAACTCAAGGGCACAACCGGAGCTTAGTTGTGTTTGAAGGAGCAACACAACAGTCAGGGTTGGTTGTGCTAAAGGAGGAGTTATTGGCGGAGTGACCACCAGGTTCCATACCCTGGCAAAGGAACTAACGTTCAACGTGTTCTGAAGTGAACTGTCCTCATTGTAACGCTAAAAATCACATCCACGGGTCGAAAAGACCCAGCCCAGGTGAAGACCTTTCCCCTCATTATGTGCAGTGATAGGAGGAATGACACAGCAAACATCGCAATTGTAGGTACATCACAACCAGTCCTTGCAGGCAGGAGTGTACCTCCTGCACCTTCTGTGGGTAACGTAAGGAGGAGGCTGCTGCATGTGCCTGGGGTGTGGAGCAGTCACAGGGGCTCCAGGCCTGAGAAAACAAGTCTGTGGAACCGGGTCACTGCACAGGGGACACGGGTCTGCCAACCCGCCTGAATGCTGAGGCTGCCTCAGGCCCAGAGAGCCCCCCAGCACCGCAGAGCCTCTCTCTGGTGAGCTCTGGCCCAGCCCGGACGTGGTTGGGATGGGGCTGTCCCTGCCAGCAGATGAAGCAGTTGTCTCCAGTGGAATGACGCCTCTGCCACTGGTCTCAGAACAGCCGCTGTCACCCTACAAGTGTCCTCTCACCAACAGCGGGGCGTGACTCACCTGGGTGCTGCTCTCTGGGATGAGGGTTCTTGCTGTGAATCCCCCGGAGAGGACGATTTGGCTGTTCTTACCTACCAGTTTAAAGCAGAGCAAGAGGGTGAAACTTCCTCATCAGAAAATccatctttccccatcttttcttccttgaaaagaTTGGCTAAACTGGTTGGATTTCCTGGAATTCCATTCCAGGGGTCAGCAGGGAGTGCCATTGATTGGTATCTGGATCAAAAGCTCTCCTGCAACAGGAGAGCTCCCCTTGCCCTTGCATCCTGTCCCGGATGAGCTGTTCAAGAAGGCGCGACAGGACGCCCGCTGCGTCAAAGGACATTAAGAGAAAATACCTGCTCCCCGAGGACATGTTTGGTCCTGTCTCAACCTGCACACGGGGTCTGGCAGATGCAGCAGTGGCGAGGGAGGAGGTGGGTTGGGAGCAGGGCCCTGCACCCCAGAACCCAGCACTGCAGCGCCTGTGTTCATGTGGCCAAAGGGCTCACTGGTGAGCAGCTGCAGCCGTGCATGCCATGGACTGTCAGAGCTGTATGGTCTGAGAGCAAGTGGAACTCCAGAGGGAAGTTCCTGTGCTGGTAAAGCCTGTTTGGCTGGATAGTGCCAGGCCTCAGGCCATTGTTCTCAAGGAAAGTGACCTGGCGAGGCCTGAGGTGCGAGCAGCCTTTGACGCAGGGGTGACAGTGGCAAAGAGCCAGCAAAAGGCCCCGCTGCACTTCCCGAGGTGGGAGTAGTGCCCCTCAGCTCACCACAGTGGGGCCAGGAGGGGAAAGCTCAGCCTCAGCCTGCTCCCATCTCCACTGCTTGTTCCAAAGTTGTGCAGTGCCCTTTTGGGAAGGTGCCCCACCAGCGCAGCACAAGGAGGTGTCTTCATCCCCTCTCCACAGACAGCAAAATGAGGGGGAATTCAAAGAGCCTGAAAGCTGGTAAATCCTGTTTTGTAAACTGATACCCATCGCTTCGGTGACTCTCTCTGCCTTtcatttcctcctgcttttgaGTCTTGAGTCCTCAGCTTTATTGTTGATGTCTGactagaaaacaaaagcatgtcCAAATCACCCTTCCTCAGCTCCCGAGAGTGCTCCGATAAACTTCGGACCGCAGACAGTCTGATTCCTTCGGGCAGTGACGCAGGGCTGGGGGCAGTGGGAGCACATCTGAACAGGAAAGCCACAGAACAAGAAAAGTCTGAGACACTGACACAGGGATCCATTCCTTCTGTCCCTTCCTGGCCCAGCctccagcaggagctgcagtgtgcttctgcagcagcagccagtttCAAAGGCCATGTATGCACCTCCTGAGTTGGTTACCTGAGTGGTTTGAGGCTCCTGTTCAGCACACAGACTCTTGGGCTGGCTCTTTGTGTCAGTCCAGTGTCAATCTCTCCGTTTTCTTTCAGTTGAACTGTTCCTCTCTCTTCTCAAAAGAAAATCTCAGCAGAAATCTAAGTAACATCTGCTGCTTCTATTGGAAGTGGCTGAAAACATTCTTTCTCTCCCTGAGGACTTGTCTGGCTGGAAGACAGACTGGCATCACTTTCCCAGCTAACTTCTGCTACAGTTCAGCCATActttctgctatgaaatggctttgcatttattctgaaataaaatcaattttgtTTCAAACCAGAGTCTTGCTGGGGAAGTTGCTGTTAAGTCTCTGTTGTGGTTGACTTCACCTTTGTAGGCAAGGCATGGAGTCGCTTGTTAAAGTGCACCAGTTAAAGCAGTGCACAGAAGCACAGCTCCAAGCAGGCTCAGCGGCTTGTGCCTTACAATGGGAAATCTTAGAATATGAAGTTATAGCTCCAGATGGTTGTTTCCACCGGGGCCCACCCGGGGCTCACCCATCACTGGGGGGGGGGATTGGATATCACTGACAAGTCTAAAAACAGCCTGAAGCTTTCCGCACATGGGGAGGTTCTGCTGTTTGCAGAAAGGGAAGCGCCTGACGCAGTGatcctgtcccagcagcagccataaggaGTGACCCGAGCAGTGCCTCAGCTTGGCTTTGGGGTAGGTCTCTGCTGCTTGTCCTGAAACACATGGTGGGGCTCAGCTCAGCATCCCATGTGGTCTTCCTGAGGCAGTCCCTGCTGGGTGTCCCCACTGCGAGCAGATCACGAAAGAGCTGTCACCATTCATGGAGTGTCAGTAACGGAGTGAACCTCGGTGTCCAACTCTGTACAAAAGGGCTTAATTCAACCCTATTACACCCTGATGGGAAAGGGGGGATCAGCAGTGTGTGAGAAGGGGCGGCCAAGGCCATGGCAGCTTGGCCTGTGCAGCACGTGTTCATCCCTTAGCCATGCACACAGGTTAGTGGTGAGctgaaaacccaaaccctaaatATCATTGGCTCATCCTCAGTGTAGCTGGGCATTGCTGGAGGCACCAGGGACAATGGGTGATGGCAGAACCTGTGAGGCTGCCTTCCAAATGGTCCTGAATAGCAACAGACCTGTGTCTTGGAGGCAGGCAGACTGCATCTGAACCTGCATTCTGTTCAAAACCAGCAGAGATGTACCGGCATTACTCCTGCCTCAAGACACacattcacagaatcccagactggtttgggtgggaagggaccttgaagctcctccagctccaacccctgccgtgggcagggaccccttccactggagcagcttgctccaagcccctgtgtccaacctggccttgagcactgcagggatggggcagccacagcttctctgggcaccctgtgccagcgcctcagcaccctcccagggaagagcttctgccttatctccaacctgagcttcccttgtttcagtttgaacccaccgccccttgtcctgtcgctccagtccctgagaagagcccctctccagcatccttgtagcccccttcagacactggaagctgctctgaggtctccatgcagcttctcctctccaggctgaacagctccaatgTTCTCACTTGGcctcatacgggaggtgctcatGGGTTCATTGCCTGGAATGGCTGCGTGGGTGTTCTGGGTTcggctgtagcagtcatttttctcctccttagtagctggtgcagtgctgtgtcccTTTGCCCGCCGGCAGAGCCCTGCGCCTGCAGCCTCTGACTTGGGAGGAGCAGAGGAGTCCCAGTGGTGGGTGAATGCCTCAATGCACCAGCAGAGATGGTGGCTCCAGCCGTTTCTGGCTCTGGGGACGTGCTGAGCACCGTGTCCTGGTGCCCGCAGcgctgggcagggctgtgcccgCACCGTGTCCTGGTGCCCGCAGcgctgggcagggctgtgcccgCACCGTGTCCTGGTGCCCGCAGcgctgggcagggctgtgcctgcagcatGGTGCCACCAGGGAACATGCACGGCCCAAAGCATGAACACAGGGAGCGTAGCAGCTGCTGTGGCAGtgcccctctgcctgcagcgCTGCAGGGAGCCAAGGCCTCGCCGGCTCCAGGTGACACACAGAGATCTGCAATGACCAGGGAACTGCAGAGCCATGCAATGtgttgggttgggaaggaccttaacaGCAGCTCATGCCAAATCCAAGATGAAGCTCCAAAAGAATCCTCCCAAAAAACAAGGCCGTGTTGGAGATACCAGCACTAGGGTCCTGCGTCAGCCTCCATCACACCCTCACAAAGGCGTTTCCACCGGGTGCAGGGATGTCCCTCCTCACACGTggctggtggctgctgggaagggcctggctctgcaggacACACGCTCTGGCTTCCAGCTGAGAAGCCCAAGGAGCTTTGACGCTTGTATGGGTCAGGAGCTCCCTGCACAACCCGCTGCTGGGTTTCCTCTTTCAGTGCCCCAGCCTCTGCCGCGGTCACACGTGGTACAGAGCACGCAACCCACAGCGGAAGAACCCTGACGGCAAACTCCAGCCCAGCTGGTGAGCGGATCTGAAGCCGTGCGCAGCCCCGGAGCCAGCTCCCGGCACCGACCCCTCACCGGAGCAGGATGGAGGATTTGGGTAAGCCAGGTCCTGCCAGAGCCAGCGCCGCACTTGGTGAGGGGTTGTGCCTTCGGCAGCTCGGGGCAGCTTTGTCCTTCCGCTGCCTCAGGGTGAAGTGGGGTACTGCCAAGGGGCAGCAATGGAGCTGCCCTTCCCACTGTGCCCCCCTTCCCAGGGGACAGACAGGGCCCAGGCGACCAAGCAAGTGCTTGGCCAGCAATGGAGAGCACTTGAAGGCAGGAAACGGGCTGTGGCAGCACCGTGAGCCTGGCAGCACCGCAGCGAGGCAGCACCGGGGCGCAGCACAGTGTCCGGGGTGCTGGGAGCCATCCCTGTGGAGATGCGGGCAGGGGAGCAGCCCCACGGTGGGGGCATCACACACGTGTCCCTGTGCAAGGGCAGTGGGATGCCGAGGGACAGCGGCGAGGTAAAAGCAGACAGAGCAAGTGCTTTGCCCTCCCCACAGGAAGCGGCACTGCAGCGCGCAGGAAGCACTGAGGTTGGGCTCTCCCATGTGGGGCTTTCGCTGGGGTGAAGCTAAGGGCTGGGGAAGTTTCGTTGTAAGACAGAGATGGTGCACAGGGAGGGGGCGGGGAAACAGGATCCTGCTGCCAACGGATCCCATTGGGAATGGGGGCCCGGTTAAGGGCCCCAGCGCTGGCAGAAGCTGCTGCGATGCTGCCTTTGCCCTGAGGTATCAGGAGCCGCCCCGAGCGCgcagagggcagcagcagccggtGCTGACCCCGCTCTCCCCATGCAGATGcgctgctggaggagctggagcaaaGCTCCCGCGAGGCCCATGGGCTGCAGGCCCCAGCACGCCTGGAGGTAACGCCTCGAGCTGGCGCTGGTGGCCGAGGCCCCGCTCAGCTCATGACACGGGTGGTGCTGCCGGGAGCATCCTGCAGGCGCCAAGGGTTTGTCCTTCCAGGTGCAGTCGCCTCGGGCTCAGCCTCCCGCAGAGGCTGTAGACACGGTGTACAGGTAAAACAGGCCTTGGAAAGGCAAAGCCAGCTGCGGTTTCCCTTTCCATCGCTTGGATGCCTCCTTCAGGGGCACCCACGTGTGCCCCCAAAACAATTCCCTCCACGAGCTGGGGGCAGGGGTGCATCCCGCACTCCTGCAGCACCGCTGGGGCGAGGGCTGGGcttccagcagctccctccccacCGCATGTCCCCAGAGAGATCCCCTGTGCACGGTTCTCAGCCCCTGTCCCCTCCACCTGGGGTGgaagctgcagcatccctcacTCTGTGCCCAGCAGCCCTGTCCCAGTCCCGCAGCCGCTGTTCCCATCTTCCCCACCCACggcagctgctcagcagctggaCAAGCTCCTGGCTGACCTGGGCCACATGCAGAGCAAGGtgagccccagccctggggtaAAGGGCTTGGTTATGGACCTTTAAGCAGCTCTCACCATCCTCCTGCCTAGCAGTTTGCAGCAGCGGGGCAGGGAGCCCAGGAGCCAGAGGAGACCGAGCCCAAGCCCTCTCTGGACAACATGCTGGGCAGCCTCACCCAGgacctgcaggagctgggcatcACGGCCACCCCCACCAGTGTCTGCACCACCTGTCACAAGCCCATTGCTGGCAAGGTGAGACCCTGACCTCCATCTACTCTCCACCTCCATCCAGCACCTCCATGCATCCTGTGCCTTCTCCACCCattgcctccatccatccatccatcaccTTCACCCACCCTgcacctccatccatccattgcCTCTATCCATCCTATGCCTCCATCCATCACCTCCATTCACCCTGTGCCTTCTCCATCCATTACCTCCATCCATCCTATGCCTTCTCCATCCATCTTCTCCATTCATCCATtgcctccatcacctccatccatcctgtgccttctccatccattgcctccatccatcctgtgccttctccatccattgcctccatccatcctgtgccttctccatccattgcctccatccatcctgtGCCTCCATCCattgcctccatccatcctgtgccttctccatccattgcctccatccatcctgtGCCTTCTCCATCCATTGCCTCCATCCACCCTGTGCCTCCAGCTATCCATTGCCTCTATCCATTACCTCCGTCAACCTTGCGCCTCAATCCATGGCCTCTGTCCACCCTGTGCCTCCAATTATCCattgcctccatccatccattacCTCCGTCCACTCTGTGCCTCCATCCTTTCATTGCCTCCATTCTTCCTGTGCCACCGTCCCCGCTGCACCCCCACCCATCTCCCCACAGCTCATGGGGTTCCTGGAACTGCTTTCAGTGCCTCCCGCCTCCCCGCAGGTGCTGACAGCGCTGGGCAGGACCTGGCACCCCGAGCACTTCACTTGTGCCCGCTGCGGGCAGGAGCTCGGTGCCCGACCCTTCTTTGAGCGGGATGGGCAGCCCTATTGCGAGGATGACTATCACCAGGCCTTCGCGCCCTGCTGCGCCTACTGTGCCGGCCCCATCCGCGAGGTGAGACTCCTCCAGCCCCCTCGCCCAAACGCCCGGCCCCCTGCCTCACCCTGTCTCCTCCTGCAGAAGGTCCTCACTGCGCTGGACCAGACCTGGCACCCCGAGCACTTCTTCTGTGCCACCTGTGGGAAGGTGTTTGGAGACGATGGTACATCCCAGGGGACAGGCTGGGGGACTCTGCCCCGCCCTGGGTAACCCCCGGCCCCATCCGACCTCCTCCCCAGCCTTTCCCTTGCCTCCTACCCTGAGCACCCCCATGGCCATGACCCCCCGTGCCCCCCTGCAGGTTTCCTGGTGCGGGGTGGGAGGCCATACTGCCGCCAGGACTTCCTGGCCCTGTTTGCCCCCAAGTGCCAGGGTTGCGAGCGCCCGGTGACAGGCGGTTACCTGTCAGCCCTGAGCGGGGTCTGGCACCCCGAGTGCTTCGTGTGCACGGTGAGCGCGGGGAGGACCACGGGAGGCCATCGGGGCACGCGTGTCCCTGCGGCCGTGCCAGCTGCCCCCATCCCGTTCCCGCAGGACTGCCTGAGCGGCTTCAGCAGCGGCTCCTTCTTCGAGCTGGAGGGTCGGCCCTACTGCGAGCAGCACTTCCACCAGCGCCAGGGCAGCATCTGCCACGGCTGCGGCCGCCCTGTCACCGGCCGCTGCGTCACAGCCGCAGGGCGCAAGTACCACCCCGAGCACTTCACCTGCACCTACTGCCTGCGCCTGCTGCACAAGGGCACTGTCCGCGAGCGCGGCAGCAAGATGTACTGCCAGGCCTGCCACGACAAGCTCTTCCTCTGAGCCTCGGCACTCAGCCGCCCCTTCTGGGTGTCCCTGGCATGGTCTCTGCTGGCACAAATGTGATTTGCTTTGTTCCAGCCATCAGCCCCTCTGCTTGCGTCCTGCTGAGCCAAAGTGCCCAGCCTCATCTTTGCCAACCCGGACGTCCCAAGCATCGTTTCTTGTCATCCCCCCCTCCAAGATGTTCCTGGCATTGTCTCTGTCCAGCCATGCGTCCTAGGCTCTAAACCCTTGACCTGAAGCAATAAAACACTTGGCTCTGCCTTTGCTCTGCTCACTGGTGGCTTTAGGGACAAGGGCACAGAGCAAGCTGGGAGTGCTGGAGCCCCCCCCAGCCATGTGCACCCATCAGCACTCCCCTGCCCACAGATGCACTGGGGTCCCAGCACCCAGGGGtcacacagccccagcctgcctggggagcagctccagctccggCTGCATTGCACAGCCCAGGAAGTGGTGCCACATGGGGCACAGCTGCCCTGTGCCCCATCAAAACCTGCCCAACAGGAACACAGCTTCAGAGCAAacctggctggcagcaggagccaggaaACTGctccaaaaccacaaacccagaGAGGTACAGGATTTGTGTGTTTCCACGTGCACACGCAGGGGACAAACCCACAAGGGAATGTGGGGGTtgagcctggctccagggccCCTGGGGAGGGCTGAGCGTGCCCACAGCCCAGCCCCGCAGGTGCCCTGAgcctggctgctggaggctgcGCCCAGCACTGGAGGGGGTTCCTCACTGGCGCAGGCTGCCGGCCCCCACAGGAGTGCACAACCAAGAAAAGGCTTCCAGCAAGAAGCCGGGCACAGGCCGAGCAGCCCcggcccctgcagcccccaccGCAAACACGGCGCAGGTTTAACTCCCATCTCCTGCCAGGAAGGGCAAGGGTCTCTCCAGTGCTGGGAAGGGGTTGTCCAAGCAGCATCACCCAGAGCCCCCGGGGCTGGACCGGCCGAGGGCGGCACCGACACACTTTAAAaactttatttatataaaaaatcaTCTTGTTGGAAAAGCGTTACAAGAGTGTGCACAGGGGGGaggggcagccccggccccgccaccccCCGCGCCGGGGGAGCTGCTTTTTGGTTCATTTggaattaaacattaaaaaagggAATTAGTGTTTTACATCGTTAAAGGAAGAGTTAAACCCCAGAACAAACCGCACGAGCTGAGGGAGGGCTGGAGCCGGGCAGGGTGCACCAGGGCGGGAGCTGGGGGGCCGGAGGCgcaaggcaggagcagggccccagcggctcctccgcgggctcctgctccagctgcagcctcctgcagcgGCTTCCAGTTGTGCAGGGAGCCCGAGGGCTCCCCGAGGATCGCAGCACTTGAAtgtgccaccaccaccacagagAGAGGAGGATGCGTTTGCCCCAGCCCCTGCGGCAGCCCAGCCTCCCAGAAGAGGATGGAGACAAGAGACCTGCATCCCCTCAGTGAGGACAGCGGGGCTGGGATCCCCCAAAATGGgcttccagccccactgcagccagTGGGGGCTCCTAGCTGGGAAGGGaagagctcagctctgccaggaGCCCGGACACCCTTCCCCAGCGAAGCCAACAGTACGATTCCAAGAGCTATTTCACAGTGGCAAAAGAAAGGCACATGTCACGAGGAGGCAGGGCAGTGGCAGCCCCGCCAGCGCCTGCTCCTCACCCCGGGCACACAGGACACCCAAGAAGCTGCCTCCCCACAGGAGCCCACCACATCTTCCACAGGGACCCACCACCTCCCGTGCAGGGAGGCTCATCCCAAGCCCCTGGCACTGACCATCTTCCCCATGTAAGGATCCCTTCTCACACAGTGGGGGCCAGCAGCCCCATGCAGACCCCTCTGCAGGAACCAGAGCCAGGTCCTCCTTCCCATGCCCCCAAAGCCTTATTTAGAGCAAAGCGAGAGAAgttattgctgtttttccttcccatcaCAGCCTCCCTCACCCTGGTCCCACCGCCACCAGGGAGGGATGCTCCCGTTGTCCCCACAGCCCTGGCTGAAGAGTGATCCTGCACAAAAATATATCCTATaggcaacaaaaccaaaacaaaaaggtgGTGGCACGTGAGGTCCCAGTCTCCGTCCCTGCAGACATCTGAGCAGAGGGAAGGTGTGGGAGAGAAGGCAGTTCCTGGTCAAGGCAGAGATCCAGAGTTCGTTTGCAGCATCCACGCCGGTTGATCCGGCAGAGTCGGGCAGGAGGGATTCACGCTGGAGGAAGAAGGTGGTGGAGGACGGGGAGGAAGAGTCACGGGTCGAGGTGTCCCGGAACGGGAGGTGCAGTGGCCCAGGGGAGGCAGAGTCCGGGCTGCCCCTGGGCCCAGGCGTTTGGCTGGCGAATTGGCACCAACAGTCCAGCAGAAACTCCAGGAATAAGACAAGGTCAAAGTCGGTCCATTCCACCACAAagagttatatatatatatatttatatatataatatattatcAACCCAAACTGAGTGGAGGCGGGAAGGTCCCAGCTAGATCTTCTGCtgtggagagaaagagaaagatgtCAGCATGCCTGGGGAGCAGGGGAGCAGCCGAGGTGTGATCATTGCCCGATGGTGATTGCAGGGATCAGCGATCAGAGCAGGACTGGGCTGGCCACAGCACCccaagagcacagcagagggacGTGTCTCTCCTGCTCAGATTGCGCAGGACACCACGGGACATACCGACATGGGGGAGAGCACGGGAGCATCCTCCTGCACCTCCTCTCCCTCAGGCTGCggttcctccccctcctcctgctgcagacaCACCGGGTTAGTGGGGCTGATGGAGCGGGGGGGTGTTAGTGGGGGGAGCCCAGTTCTCACCTCCTCCTGCCAGCCAGGACAGTGATTGGTCATctcctgcccccagccccactcaCATCCCCAGTCAGGAGGAGATGCTCACCATCAAGGGTGCTGCCTTCACCGGCTCCATATCACCAAGGTCACCAGATCTGTCCAGTGTCCTGCTGTGGTCCCGCTCATTGAGTGTGGAATAGTTGTCTGGAGCAGCAAAGGGGACAGTCAGTCATGTCACCTCCATGGGAGGCAGCACCATCCCCACAGGAGATGTGATCTCTGCCCCCTCTCTCTCAGCATACCAAGGAAGCAGGACGCTCCCACCATTCCAGTCCCAGTCCTACCTGGTCCCATGTTGCTCATCTGGATCTCCTCCCGGGAGGATTTCTTGTCTACAAGCATGGGAGAGCAGATCAGACacagcccctgcagccacaAGCAGCAGAGGAACCGCTGCCTACCCCAGCTAGAAGACCCCAGACCC
The Lathamus discolor isolate bLatDis1 chromosome 6, bLatDis1.hap1, whole genome shotgun sequence DNA segment above includes these coding regions:
- the LPXN gene encoding leupaxin isoform X5 encodes the protein MEDLDALLEELEQSSREAHGLQAPARLEVQSPRAQPPAEAVDTVYSPVPVPQPLFPSSPPTAAAQQLDKLLADLGHMQSKQFAAAGQGAQEPEETEPKPSLDNMLGSLTQDLQELGITATPTSVCTTCHKPIAGKVLTALGRTWHPEHFTCARCGQELGARPFFERDGQPYCEDDYHQAFAPCCAYCAGPIREKVLTALDQTWHPEHFFCATCGKVFGDDGFLVRGGRPYCRQDFLALFAPKCQGCERPVTGGYLSALSGVWHPECFVCTDCLSGFSSGSFFELEGRPYCEQHFHQRQGSICHGCGRPVTGRCVTAAGRKYHPEHFTCTYCLRLLHKGTVRERGSKMYCQACHDKLFL
- the LPXN gene encoding leupaxin isoform X4, which encodes MEDLDALLEELEQSSREAHGLQAPARLEVQSPRAQPPAEAVDTVYSSPVPVPQPLFPSSPPTAAAQQLDKLLADLGHMQSKFAAAGQGAQEPEETEPKPSLDNMLGSLTQDLQELGITATPTSVCTTCHKPIAGKVLTALGRTWHPEHFTCARCGQELGARPFFERDGQPYCEDDYHQAFAPCCAYCAGPIREKVLTALDQTWHPEHFFCATCGKVFGDDGFLVRGGRPYCRQDFLALFAPKCQGCERPVTGGYLSALSGVWHPECFVCTDCLSGFSSGSFFELEGRPYCEQHFHQRQGSICHGCGRPVTGRCVTAAGRKYHPEHFTCTYCLRLLHKGTVRERGSKMYCQACHDKLFL
- the LPXN gene encoding leupaxin isoform X2 — encoded protein: MEDLDALLEELEQSSREAHGLQAPARLEVQSPRAQPPAEAVDTVYSPVPVPQPLFPSSPPTAAAQQLDKLLADLGHMQSKQFAAAGQGAQEPEETEPKPSLDNMLGSLTQDLQELGITATPTSVCTTCHKPIAGKVLTALGRTWHPEHFTCARCGQELGARPFFERDGQPYCEDDYHQAFAPCCAYCAGPIREVRLLQPPRPNARPPASPCLLLQKVLTALDQTWHPEHFFCATCGKVFGDDGTSQGTGWGTLPRPGFPGAGWEAILPPGLPGPVCPQVPGLRAPGDRRLPVSPERGLAPRVLRVHGLPERLQQRLLLRAGGSALLRAALPPAPGQHLPRLRPPCHRPLRHSRRAQVPPRALHLHLLPAPAAQGHCPRARQQDVLPGLPRQALPLSLGTQPPLLGVPGMVSAGTNVICFVPAISPSACVLLSQSAQPHLCQPGRPKHRFLSSPPPRCSWHCLCPAMRPRL
- the LPXN gene encoding leupaxin isoform X1, with amino-acid sequence MEDLDALLEELEQSSREAHGLQAPARLEVQSPRAQPPAEAVDTVYSSPVPVPQPLFPSSPPTAAAQQLDKLLADLGHMQSKQFAAAGQGAQEPEETEPKPSLDNMLGSLTQDLQELGITATPTSVCTTCHKPIAGKVLTALGRTWHPEHFTCARCGQELGARPFFERDGQPYCEDDYHQAFAPCCAYCAGPIREVRLLQPPRPNARPPASPCLLLQKVLTALDQTWHPEHFFCATCGKVFGDDGTSQGTGWGTLPRPGFPGAGWEAILPPGLPGPVCPQVPGLRAPGDRRLPVSPERGLAPRVLRVHGLPERLQQRLLLRAGGSALLRAALPPAPGQHLPRLRPPCHRPLRHSRRAQVPPRALHLHLLPAPAAQGHCPRARQQDVLPGLPRQALPLSLGTQPPLLGVPGMVSAGTNVICFVPAISPSACVLLSQSAQPHLCQPGRPKHRFLSSPPPRCSWHCLCPAMRPRL
- the LPXN gene encoding leupaxin isoform X3, whose product is MPPSGAPTCAPKTIPSTSWGQGCIPHSCSTAGARAGLPAAPSPPHVPREIPCARFSAPVPSTWGGSCSIPHSVPSSPVPVPQPLFPSSPPTAAAQQLDKLLADLGHMQSKQFAAAGQGAQEPEETEPKPSLDNMLGSLTQDLQELGITATPTSVCTTCHKPIAGKVLTALGRTWHPEHFTCARCGQELGARPFFERDGQPYCEDDYHQAFAPCCAYCAGPIREKVLTALDQTWHPEHFFCATCGKVFGDDGFLVRGGRPYCRQDFLALFAPKCQGCERPVTGGYLSALSGVWHPECFVCTDCLSGFSSGSFFELEGRPYCEQHFHQRQGSICHGCGRPVTGRCVTAAGRKYHPEHFTCTYCLRLLHKGTVRERGSKMYCQACHDKLFL